The Rickettsia typhi str. Wilmington sequence AAATGTGAACTCATTAAATCTTACACAGGTTATTTTATAATAAATAAAGCTAAATTATATGCATTTAATTCTGTTAAATTTTTAATCCAAGAATTATTCCATGAAAGAGAAGAACATTCTATTTTTTTTGCATTTCTAATTAACTATTTAGATAATTTATCCAAGAATTTTTGTTTTCGTGACTATATTAATTTTGAACTAAATTTACTTGCTGAGACTGGTTATAAGATTGATCTTACTAAGTGTTGTGTTAGCCATGTTACAACTGATTTAACCTATGTATCACCTAAATCAGCTCGAGCATTATCATATAAAGTAGGGAAACCTTATAGAGATAAACTATTGATCTTACCAAAATTTTTACTTTCAGAAGATAGTAAAATTACATTAGAAGAAAAAAAACAAGCTTTAACTCTAACAAACTATTTTTTTAATAGATATTTATTTCATAATAATAGACAAGTCGAAGCACGCAAAGAGTTTATAGAGTATATAACTAATATTTGACTTCATAGTGAAATTATTTATAATGCCTCTTTTATTTTAAAATTTTATTAAGCAAGCACATATTTCGAAGATGACAAATTATGTGGTGTTTAGCATTATAGACTAAATCAGACTATTATACCGAGTTACTTTATGTATTGTACACTTTAAAATTAGATTGATATCTAAAGATAAAATGCAGCAGAATGCATGTTATTTATTAGTATATTTTGTTTTAACTTAAATTTCATAGCAAATCAGCATCTATTTGTTAAAAAGAAACATTATCTTTATAAGGAATAAAATAGATATTAATCTACAATCAATCAAAGAGATGAAAATCATAAAAAAGATATATAAAAAGAGGAAAACTAAAAATGATAATAATTGATATTAAAAAATAATTACATGTTTCTCAACTTAATTGTGCATATCTTATTGTAATTCATCTAAGCACTTTATACGAGTACAAACAAAAAGATGTAAACATAAAGGTGAAGTAATATTTTTATTTAAAATAGCATCTATAAAAAGCATTTTGAATTTTATTCATCAATTTCATAATTAATACCTTGAAAATACTAGCATTTGACACAGCAAATAATACTACATCGGTTGCAATATCTGAAAATGATAATATTCTTAAATATATAGAAGCATTAGGTCCTGCTATGCAAGCAGAAAATTTAATGCCTATGATAGAAGATGTGATGCAATCAGCTCAATTTTCATATGATGATCTAGATTATTTAGCAGTAACTAATGGACCTGGTAGCTTTACCGGTATTAGGATAGGACTTGCTAGTGCTAAAGGTATATTATTTGCCAAGAAAAATATTAAAGCGGTAGTGGTTAGCAATTTCGAATATGCGTACTTTAGAGCTATAACCCAAGTAAAAAACTATGATAAAATATATGTCTTTTTAAACGCTTATCGCTTACAGCTTTATATGCAAGTTTTCCATAAGTCAGGTAAAAGAGAAGAACCATTATTGATAAATTACGAGTATGCTATAAAATGTCTTACAAAAGAACAAGGTAATATAGTGTGCTGCGGTAGTGGACTTGAATTTATATATCACAAAATTATGTATTTATCTCACATAATAACATTGCCAAGATTTACACGAGTTAAAGCTTGGGTGATTTGTAAATATATTACGACTATGTTGCCTAGAAATATCAAGTTAAATAACTCTATTGCACCACTTTATATACGTCCACCTGATGCTAAAAGAACAATAGATTAGATTATAGTTAAAGATAATATTGTTGCATGGTGTATTTATTTTATATTATCTCCACTCACTCGAAAAGGTATTGCTTCGTAAATCAATTTCAACTCTATCATACTGTAACTTGACTATAAGATTCAATGAAATTATTAGTAGCTTTATTATGTGTCACATTATTAAGATACTGCATTATGCAGTAGATTACGCTTGTGACACACGCCAATGATATAAATAAATAACATCTAAAAAGATTACAATAAAATTACTAAAAGTAGAAATAAATTTTTGTGTACAATAATACATCACATCATCAAAAAATCTAAAATCATTACCTAATATATTTGTGGCCAAAGCACTATTAAAGTTTTCTACTTTATTTCCTGATATTTCTATTACAATTGCCAAAACTAAAACCGGAATCACATGAAGATACGTCATATGATTCTTACCTCTTATCATGTATTAATGTTAGTATTTGCTTAACTAATGATTTTAAAAAATTATTGTGATCTTATTCAATAGTTTTAGTTATTATTATACTTCTGAGGCATTAGCAAATTAATGTTACTATGAAATAGTATCAAGCATTCTTGTTAAATTTTGATTTGGTAAAATATTAAAATTTGAAGTTTTTCTTCCACTTCTCAAATAAATTTAACTAAAATAATGAATTGCATTAATCTCTTAAAATGTTTTTGTAAAATATAATTAACTAATTTATCTACATGCTCATCAGAAATATTATTAATTAATTATGCAAACTATGCATATGCCATATTTTCAAAAACGTACACCTCATTCATTTTCAACTTCTACTCACTCATTATCAGAAAGAGATATAAGTTAATATAAAATATGCAATATTCCTTCAGCGTTATTATTAAAACAAATAATACTAAATGTATTCAGTATAAAATTATAACTCTTGACTCCAAAACCATAAACTGTTTTTAATAATGAAAACTCATGATTATTAGTGGATTTTCACTACAATCACACTCATTTTAAATATCTCTAAATCTTCTAATATTAAACCAATGAGAATTAGATTGTTCTTTTACTATTTTTTATGACATCTCGCATTTTTTTCGTAAGACCGATTATTATTGAATTATCTAAAGCTGCTGCTCATACATCAGTTTTATCTTTCTTGATTAGTAGTTTGTTTTACTATGAACTCAAATTCAGAATTAGCAAGATATGATACTGGATTTAAGTACTATGTTTAACTAAATTTCACATAAATTACCATCATGTTGTCTCATTTCTTAAAAACAGTACTTGATAATAATAGAAATGATTAATAGGTAAAGAAGAATGCTAATAATTATTAATTTTTCAATTATATTAAATTGAGTAAATTGTAAAGGAATATGCTAGTAAATGATCATTAACACAAAACTGTACAGGCGATACTAAGCTATCATATAACTAAAATTCATATATCATTACTTACAAAAAAAATATTTGATATCAACTTGATGCAGTATAATGTTGTTGCATTACTCATTTATATTACATAAATCTTAAATCTCTAAAAATTGCAAAATTTAACACTAGATTGATCTTTAATTTATTCCACTGCTGTAGCAGCTTGTTTCATAAGTGATATAAATACACAATGCTACAATGAAAAAGAACAGGAAAATATCAAGTTTTGGTATTACATTATTTCGTCAAAATGTTCATTTTTTACACAATAACAGAGCAATCAAATCATGGTATAATAAAAACACTATATTATAATTGTCTCTGTTCTTGCACTAACTCAAAAACTTCAACTGTATCTCCTTCTCTAATATCTTCATAATTTTCAAATGCTATACCACACTCATATCCTTCTCGCACTTCTTTAACTTCATCTTTAAAACGTTTTAAAGTTTTTAGTTTTCCTGCATGAATTACTACATTATCACGTAATAAGCGTACTCCAGCTCCTTTTTTAATAATCCCTTTAGTTACATAGCTACCGGCAATTTTACCTATTTTGGTAATATTAAATACTTGTCTAATTTCTACACTACCTATATACTGTTCTCGAACTATCGGATCAAGCATACCACTCATAATAGCTTTTACGTCATCAATTAAATTATATATTATACTATAATATCTAATATCAACTTTTGTTTTTTCTGCGGCAGTTAAGGCGTTTGTCCCAGCCCTAACGTTAAAGCCAACAACAATAGCAGAGGAAACATGTGCAAGAGATACATCAGATTCCGTTATTGGACCTACACCGCTATGAAGTATACGAAGTTTTATCTCATCACTCGGTAATTTTAATAAGCTACCTGCAATAGCTTCAATGGACCCTTGTACATCACATTTAATAATTAAAGGTAATTCCTTAATTTTACTATTACCAGAAGCTTTTAAAAGCAATTCTTCTAAACTTGAACGCGATGTAACAGATATTTTTTTCTCTTTAGCAAGACGTATTCTATATTCAGCGATATCTTTTGCTTGTTTTTCATTTTGCACTACATTAAATTGATCACCTGCAAAGGGCACTTCGTTCAAACCTTGGATTTCTACAGGAACAGATGGAGTTGCTTCTAATATTTCTCGCCCCTTATCATTAATCATCTTTTTAACTTTACCGTAAGAAGTCCCTGCTATTATAATATCACCATTTCTTAAAGTTCCACGCTGAACTAATATAGTAGTTAGTGTTCCTCTACCTTTTTCAATTTTTGATTCGATTACAACACCAGCAGCTAAACCAAAAGGGCTTGCCTTTAAATCCTGCATTTCTGAAATTAATAAAATTGCTTCTTCGAGTTTGTCTAAATTAATTTTCTTTAGTGCCGAAATAGGAATAAAAATAACATCACCACCTGCTTCCTCACCTATAATTTCATGCACATATAATTCGTTCTTGATACGCTCAATGTCAATATCAGGTTTATCAATCTTATTAATAGCTACAATTATCGGAACCCCAGCTGCCTTAGCATGATTAATCGCCTCAACAGTTTGCGTTTTGATTCCGTCATCTGCTGCAACAACTATAATAACTATATCTGTTACTTTAGCACCTCTTGAACGCATTTCTGAAAAAGCTTCATGTCCTGGAGTATCAATAAAAGTAATTGCTTTACAATCTGAAAGAGTCACCCTATAAGCACCGATATGTTGGGTAATACCGCCTAGCTCACCTGCAGCAATATCCGTAGATTTAAGAGCATCAAGCAATGAGGTTTTACCATGATCAACATGCCCCATAACTGTAACAACTGGAGCTCGTGTTCTTAAATCCTCAACCTTATCATCATTAATTAAAACATTTTCAACATCTGATTCTTGAACTCTTGTTACGGTATGTCCTAAATTTGTTGCAACTAGCTCCGCAGTATCAGCATCTATTGTTTGGCTAGCATTTGCTAGAATACCGAGTTTCATTAATTCTTTAATTACATCAGCTACCCTTTCAGACATAGCATTTGCAAGATCACCAACTCCAATAACTTCTGGTATTGTTACTTCCCTATATACTTTCTCAGGTATTTGTGATACTAACTTACGCTTTTCTTTTTCTCTAGCTCTTTTTATAGAAGCAAGACTTCTAGTTCTACCACTGCCATTTTCGTCGTCACTAAGCATATTGAAAAGATCAGCTTTTTTAAATTTTTTTGGTTCTTCTAGCTTAATCTTTGGAACAACTACTTTATTATCTCCTATTTTTTCTAATGCTGACTCTGCTTCTATACCATAACGTGTTCGCATTCCTACTAACAGAGACTTGGCAAAAGTTTCTTTTTTCTTGTTAGGTATTTGTGAGCGTATATCTTCATCATCTTGAACAATTTTAGTACCAATTTCTACTTTAGTATCTTCGATATCTTGCTGCTTTTGTTCCACTGCTTTATCAGTTGTGAATTGTTCATTTTTTGAGTTAACAGACTGGTTAATACTTGCAAGTTTACTTAAAGTACTGATTTGCGCAGAATCATATAACTTAGATTGCTCAGCAGCTTTTTTTAGAATGGATAAACGTCTATTAAATTCTTCTTTATTAGAATCAATAACAGTTTGATCTAAGCTATTCCTTTCTTTATTTAATGAAATTGTAGTAGTACTACCGATAGAACTTTTTCTAACCTCTACTAACGTTTTAGATTTAGCATTCACAAAACTTTGAACTCCTGTAAGAGAATCAAAAGACTTATTAAGCAATAATTTTGAATTGCCAAGTGTCAACTTTTTGGGTTTGATTTCCTGGTTATCCGTCATATTTTGTATTCCTGTTTTTCCATCTACTACTTAATAATCATTCCCATAGAAACGTTAGAAGTATAGCAGTATTTTCTATTCATTGCAAACAGCAATAAACTGTGAGGCAATCTAATCAAATATCCTTGGATTAATTTACAAATTACTCTGTCATATTATTACAATGGCTATGCTATACCACAACTTAAACTTTTCGAAGGCATAACATATGCATTATATTTAACCTACTAACTATCCTTTAATTCACCATGATGTCTAGCAGTTTTAATCAATAATTTAATATTATCATCCGTTATATTAGAATTTGGAGCCAAATTTTTAAATTCATTTACACTCATCTCTCCCAAATCTTCTATTGTCTTTATACCATATTCGGCAAACTTTAATATTAATTCAAGCGGTAATTCTAATATATCTATTAATTCTTGCTCAACACCCAACTCTTCCAGCTTTTTGATAATCTGTTCATTTTTTAGATCTACATAACGAATAGCTCGATTTTTGATCTCTACAGCAAGCTCTTCCTCAAAACCTTCAATTCTTGTTAAAGTACTAATCTCACTACTAGCAATTTGTTCTACAGAATTAAAGCCTGTTACCGATAAAAGCTGACCTATAACTTCTTCAACATCTAAAGCTTCCATAAATAATTCCGTAGAAGTTGAGAATTCTTCATTTCTTCTTTTTGATTCTTGCTCTTCGGTCATTATATCGATATTCCAACCGGTTAGCTTAGAAGCTAAGCGAACATTCTGCCCTCTTCTACCTATTGCAATACTTTGATTTTCTTGCGACACTACTACTTCTACCTTATGACTATCCTCATCAATCAAAATTTTTGTAATTTCACTTGGTGCAAGAGGCACAAGAGAATTAACTATAAACTGTGCAAGATCATTACTCCATAATACTATATCAATTTTCTCGCCATTTAACTCATTTGTTACAGCTTTTACTCTATTACCTCTAATACCTACGCACGAACCTACTGGATCTATACTACTATCCGAAGCAAATACTGCTATTTTTGCTTTTGAACCTGGATCACGTGCTACTGATTTTACTTGAATAATATCTTCAAGAATTTCAGGAACCTCTAACTTAAATAACTTAACCAACATTTTGTTATCTACTCTAGACAAGAAAATTTGTGGCCCCTTTGTTTCTTGCCTTACATCCTGTACATATGCTTTTATACGGTCATTAGGTTTAAAGTGTTCACCCTTAATTAACTGATCTTTTTTTATTATTGCTTCAGCACGACCTAAGTCAACTATTATATCACCGTATTCTATCCTCTTAACTATTCCATTTATAATGTCACCTTTTCTATCTTTAAAATCATTATATTGTTTTTCACGTTCAGCTTCTATAACACGTTGAGTTATAACTTGTTTTGCAGCTTGTGCCGATACTCTAGCATAATCAATTGGTGGTAAATATTCATATATCTCATCACCGATTTTAGCTTCCGGATTTTTTACTAAAGCATCTTCAAGTGAAATTTGCGTTAAATAATCTTCTACATCTTCTACTATTTTTAAGATCCTCAAAAGATTTATCTCACCGGTTTTCCTATTTATCTGCGCTTTAATATTATATTCATTACCATATTTTTTCCGTCCTGCTACTTGTATAGCTTGTTCAACGGTTGCAATCAAAATTTCTTTTGATATTCCTTTCTCACGTGCTACAGAATCTATAATTTGTAAAATTTCTACATTATATATATTAGACATACATTATCTCTTACTAGTTTTTAGGTTCTATAAAGATTTCTAGTTATTATTTGCTATAAATTATAAAATTTTTTAAAAAATTAATAACTATCTCTTCAAAAATCTTATAATTTATATTGAATTTGTGCTTTGTGCTCAAAAATTCCTCAAAATAATACATTAATTAGAAAATTTTCAAGAACCTAATAATTTTTTAAATACTTCTTCAGTTAAAACCAGATTGGCATTTTTAATTAAATTAAAATCAATTAATACTTCTTGTTCTGCACATTTTAAATATATTTTATTATTCTCAGCTTTAATTATTTTACCTTGATAAAGTGTTTTTCCATTCAATAATGCTTTGAGTTTGACTTTAACTTCTCTTCCTAAAAACCTATTATAATTTTCAAATTTCACCAACTTACGTTCAATACCACTTGATGATACTTCTAAAGAATATGCATCCTCTATTAAATCTTCAACATCTAGAATAGCAGAAATAGTCCTACTTACGTTAGTACAATCTTCTATAGATATTTTGTTACCGTTTAAGCTATCAATCAATATCTCAACTACTTTAGTATTAACACCTTTAAACTTCACAAGAACTAACTCAAATCCCATATCAGTTAAGGATTCTTCTATTATATTTGTTATTTGTTGTTCAATAGTTTGCATATACGATGTTTATAATAAAAAAGGTGGAATAAACCCACCCTATTTATAATTTATATAATGCTTATCCGTAATAAAAATACACTAATTAGATTATATAAGCAATATTTAACTTTATTTTTTTAAAAAACTACATATCATAAATTACAAATACTCTATAGAATCACTCTTATACACTTAGAGATTTCTTATCCTTATTAACACTATATTGAGAGGCATACCACTATTTTCGCTCCTATATATGTTACATGATTATAAAAAGCATGAGGGCTACAAATTTCATCGATTTTACCTTTTTAAAAAGGCCTATAAAAATTAGGTAGTAATTATACAAGTATAATAATTATAATACTTTTATGAAATGATTATAACTATCTTGAGTATAAAAATATATCATTATATACTGAATTTCAGTATCACATATTACTACCATATCAGTTAATTTTCAGTTAATTTTAACTCATGGAATTTATCACGATTTCTAGTAGCATGAATCACGCCTAAAACTTAGAATTTGTTTCATTTGTTTTCTAGTAATAGGATTACTATCTCACGAAAATGCCGTTGGCATAAGTGCTTTTATAGTATCAAGAATACATAGGACATGTTTTATATAGTAAATTAACTATATTTTGCTTACTTTAACAGAAATAACTTTGTACACATTTACTAAATATTACTTTTTGTTCATTTTATCCATAAAGAACTTTGATTTTTTATAAATTTCAAAACTTTCTATTTCTATATTTTTTCAGAATCTTGGTTCTTTTCAACGCTGACAAAATGTGCTTCCATACTACTATTATTTAATTCCATTACTATCTTGGTACACGATTTACATTTGATAGAAACTCTTTAACCACAGGTTACTATAACTCTGTAGAAATATTACTGCCTGTGAAATTTTAAATTTTGCATTGCTTATATTTATTCTTTTCTTAGTGTTTTCTATATTCAATAAAGATTTGAAATTTCTTAAATAATGTAGAAATTTTTTTAACTCCTTATTTAATAATATAAATCTCTTATGAGCAACTAAAATTAATTAGGACGTTTTTTTTACATTAAAATAATATTAAAGGTAAAAATAAACAAAAATTTCTACTATTTTAATACTGATTAGGATGACATAGCCTGATATACTAATTAGTAGTAAAAGGAATTAAGTTAGTATTATTCTTCTATAATATAAATTTGATATAAATTAGCACCTAATTATGGATAAAATGTTACAATAAAATACGCATAGATACAGAATGAATACATTAATGTAAATTAAAATATTTTATGAAAGAAGTAAATGAAGAATTCATGTAAGCATTGTAATTATAAATTATTAATGTAATAATTGATAAAACAATTCAAATTAACAACAAATTATAGGGAAATAGCCATATTTCTTTTGCCACATATTAAAAACTCTTTATTCCCCTTAGTACCTAGTATAGGACTTTCTATAATACCAAATATTTGAAAATGATGTTCTTGCTCAAGCCAATCCTTAATTTTATCACATACCTTTTGATGTAAAAGAGGATTTTTAATAATTCCTCTATTCTCTACTTCATTCTTTTTGACCTCAAACTGTGGTTTTATTAAAGCAATAAGCATGCAATCTTCTTTAGCTAAATTTAGTGGAGTCGGTAATATAGTAGTTAAGCTAATAAAACTCGCATCGCAAACAATTAAATCAGGCTTCGTTGTAATTTGTTTATCTGTTAAATATCGTGCATTAGTCTTCTCAAGCACTTTAATTTGTGGATTATATCGTAATTTAGAATGAAGTGCACCATAACCGACATCTACGGCAAAAATTAATGCTGCTTTACGCTCAAATAATACTTCGGTAAAACCACCAGTACTACTACCGATATCAATACAAACTAAATTTGTGGGTTCAATTTTAAAATAATCCAAAGCTGTAATTAATTTTAATGCACCTCTTGAAACATAATTATGCTGTGGTAACTTTACCTTAATATCTTGATCATGTATATTCACCTTCATTCCAGATTTAATTAATTGCTCATGTTTGTTATGTACTTTACCTTGGATAATCAAGCTTCGTGCTATAGTAATATCCGTTACAAGACCTTTTTGCAGCAAATATTCATCAAGTCTTATTTTAGTCATGACTTTTTAACCATTAATTGAAGTTATGTTTAAGGGTTAATTAGATAAAAATATACAATCTGTCTCATTGAAAATAAGAATTTTAATTAGAAGTAATTTAAGCAATACAAGAATTTTACAACTAAAGTGTGTATCGCAATAAAGGAAAATATTTAAACCTTAACTAATATATGTCTTTTCTTACCAACAGAGAGCTTTATAACTTTCTTGTCGAGTAAGAAATTAGTATCAATTGTCATATTCTCATCTTCGACTAATTGATCATTTATCTTAGCTCCTTTGCCGCGTATAATCTTACGTGCTTCTGACTTAGATCTCGCAAGATTTACATTGTAAAATAACTTATATGCACTAATTCCGGCTTGTAATATTTCTGGTGCTAAAATAAATGTATGTAGATTTTCATCAATATCTCCTTGCTCAAATATCCTTACTGCAGTTTCTAGAGCTAATTTAGCTAATCGCTCACCGTGGCAAAGCTTTGTCAACTCATAAGCAAGCTGTTTTTTAGCAGCATTAATATCTTCAGATACCAAGTGCTCAAATTTATTAAGCTCTATGATATCTAATTCACTATATAATTTTGCAAATCTTATTACATCAGCATCTTCGCAGTTACGCCAATATTGATAATAATCATATGGGCTTAGAAGATCTTCATTAAGCCATACTGCACCTGCAGCAGTTTTTCCCATTTTAGCACCTGAAGCGGTTGTAAGTAGCGGCGTTGTCATACCAAATACTTCTTTACCACTGATTCTACGTATTAAATCAGCACCAATAACTATATTGCCCCATTGATCACTCCCCCCAAGTTGCAAGATACAATTATAATGCTTACTTAAATAGTAAAAATCATATGCTTGTAATAACATATAATTTAATTCTAGAAAGCTTAAATGATGAGAACGCTCAAGCCTAAGTTTTACCGAATCCATAGTTAACATACGATTTACCGAGAAATGTCTACCGAAATCACGTAAGAAATCTAGGTAATTGAGTGAATCTAACCATTCTGCATTATCGAGTATTATCGCATCACCCTGATCTTTTCCAAACTTGATAAACTTTGATAATGATTTCTTAATCCCTGCAGTATTTCTTTTAATATCTTCTTGCGTTAAAGCTTTACGTGTTACTTCCTTACCAGAAGGGTCACCGATTTTACTAGTACCACCCCCAATAATAACAATAGGCGT is a genomic window containing:
- the nusA gene encoding transcription termination factor NusA, whose product is MSNIYNVEILQIIDSVAREKGISKEILIATVEQAIQVAGRKKYGNEYNIKAQINRKTGEINLLRILKIVEDVEDYLTQISLEDALVKNPEAKIGDEIYEYLPPIDYARVSAQAAKQVITQRVIEAEREKQYNDFKDRKGDIINGIVKRIEYGDIIVDLGRAEAIIKKDQLIKGEHFKPNDRIKAYVQDVRQETKGPQIFLSRVDNKMLVKLFKLEVPEILEDIIQVKSVARDPGSKAKIAVFASDSSIDPVGSCVGIRGNRVKAVTNELNGEKIDIVLWSNDLAQFIVNSLVPLAPSEITKILIDEDSHKVEVVVSQENQSIAIGRRGQNVRLASKLTGWNIDIMTEEQESKRRNEEFSTSTELFMEALDVEEVIGQLLSVTGFNSVEQIASSEISTLTRIEGFEEELAVEIKNRAIRYVDLKNEQIIKKLEELGVEQELIDILELPLELILKFAEYGIKTIEDLGEMSVNEFKNLAPNSNITDDNIKLLIKTARHHGELKDS
- the tyrS gene encoding tyrosine--tRNA ligase, translated to MTFIEEFIYKGYLHQCTDLDQLTAITQEVKIAAYIGFDCTATSLHIGSLMQIMILRLLQKHGHTPIVIIGGGTSKIGDPSGKEVTRKALTQEDIKRNTAGIKKSLSKFIKFGKDQGDAIILDNAEWLDSLNYLDFLRDFGRHFSVNRMLTMDSVKLRLERSHHLSFLELNYMLLQAYDFYYLSKHYNCILQLGGSDQWGNIVIGADLIRRISGKEVFGMTTPLLTTASGAKMGKTAAGAVWLNEDLLSPYDYYQYWRNCEDADVIRFAKLYSELDIIELNKFEHLVSEDINAAKKQLAYELTKLCHGERLAKLALETAVRIFEQGDIDENLHTFILAPEILQAGISAYKLFYNVNLARSKSEARKIIRGKGAKINDQLVEDENMTIDTNFLLDKKVIKLSVGKKRHILVKV
- the infB gene encoding translation initiation factor IF-2 — protein: MTDNQEIKPKKLTLGNSKLLLNKSFDSLTGVQSFVNAKSKTLVEVRKSSIGSTTTISLNKERNSLDQTVIDSNKEEFNRRLSILKKAAEQSKLYDSAQISTLSKLASINQSVNSKNEQFTTDKAVEQKQQDIEDTKVEIGTKIVQDDEDIRSQIPNKKKETFAKSLLVGMRTRYGIEAESALEKIGDNKVVVPKIKLEEPKKFKKADLFNMLSDDENGSGRTRSLASIKRAREKEKRKLVSQIPEKVYREVTIPEVIGVGDLANAMSERVADVIKELMKLGILANASQTIDADTAELVATNLGHTVTRVQESDVENVLINDDKVEDLRTRAPVVTVMGHVDHGKTSLLDALKSTDIAAGELGGITQHIGAYRVTLSDCKAITFIDTPGHEAFSEMRSRGAKVTDIVIIVVAADDGIKTQTVEAINHAKAAGVPIIVAINKIDKPDIDIERIKNELYVHEIIGEEAGGDVIFIPISALKKINLDKLEEAILLISEMQDLKASPFGLAAGVVIESKIEKGRGTLTTILVQRGTLRNGDIIIAGTSYGKVKKMINDKGREILEATPSVPVEIQGLNEVPFAGDQFNVVQNEKQAKDIAEYRIRLAKEKKISVTSRSSLEELLLKASGNSKIKELPLIIKCDVQGSIEAIAGSLLKLPSDEIKLRILHSGVGPITESDVSLAHVSSAIVVGFNVRAGTNALTAAEKTKVDIRYYSIIYNLIDDVKAIMSGMLDPIVREQYIGSVEIRQVFNITKIGKIAGSYVTKGIIKKGAGVRLLRDNVVIHAGKLKTLKRFKDEVKEVREGYECGIAFENYEDIREGDTVEVFELVQEQRQL
- the tsaB gene encoding tRNA (adenosine(37)-N6)-threonylcarbamoyltransferase complex dimerization subunit type 1 TsaB, with the protein product MKILAFDTANNTTSVAISENDNILKYIEALGPAMQAENLMPMIEDVMQSAQFSYDDLDYLAVTNGPGSFTGIRIGLASAKGILFAKKNIKAVVVSNFEYAYFRAITQVKNYDKIYVFLNAYRLQLYMQVFHKSGKREEPLLINYEYAIKCLTKEQGNIVCCGSGLEFIYHKIMYLSHIITLPRFTRVKAWVICKYITTMLPRNIKLNNSIAPLYIRPPDAKRTID
- a CDS encoding TlyA family RNA methyltransferase, whose amino-acid sequence is MTKIRLDEYLLQKGLVTDITIARSLIIQGKVHNKHEQLIKSGMKVNIHDQDIKVKLPQHNYVSRGALKLITALDYFKIEPTNLVCIDIGSSTGGFTEVLFERKAALIFAVDVGYGALHSKLRYNPQIKVLEKTNARYLTDKQITTKPDLIVCDASFISLTTILPTPLNLAKEDCMLIALIKPQFEVKKNEVENRGIIKNPLLHQKVCDKIKDWLEQEHHFQIFGIIESPILGTKGNKEFLICGKRNMAISL
- the recO gene encoding DNA repair protein RecO; amino-acid sequence: MNIKDIGVIISKKPLKENTFIIRVFTKNHGLYSGVIKASSKKNKFIYQEGNIVDFLWQARLHEHIGIAKCELIKSYTGYFIINKAKLYAFNSVKFLIQELFHEREEHSIFFAFLINYLDNLSKNFCFRDYINFELNLLAETGYKIDLTKCCVSHVTTDLTYVSPKSARALSYKVGKPYRDKLLILPKFLLSEDSKITLEEKKQALTLTNYFFNRYLFHNNRQVEARKEFIEYITNI
- the rimP gene encoding ribosome maturation factor RimP — protein: MQTIEQQITNIIEESLTDMGFELVLVKFKGVNTKVVEILIDSLNGNKISIEDCTNVSRTISAILDVEDLIEDAYSLEVSSSGIERKLVKFENYNRFLGREVKVKLKALLNGKTLYQGKIIKAENNKIYLKCAEQEVLIDFNLIKNANLVLTEEVFKKLLGS